Proteins encoded in a region of the Gallalistipes aquisgranensis genome:
- a CDS encoding glycoside hydrolase family 28 protein: MPFPARFRLPVFVCACLLFAGCASSGIDWPEDPGGGGPEKDDGAVTLEYTPFKTYAYVSADLCPDRDFVIDYPERLVSASVSPRSRGVACMKEGKRARFRITRPGQYVVYLNGFRVLLFVEEPEVLPENAVSILSKGVDATGWRDETVRIQAAIDEVAGTGRTLLFPPGTYSVSQLRICDREGVKIHLCRGAVLRARTSEADPFGVTDLFGEAEESVREPGKKAGVARGFIVIFNSRDVHISGYGAIDGNGYAQRVVTTRRWNSDSRGRHRNLLIADSEDVTVEGILSLDPGSWNVHPILCRRVTFRNMKLLNELDYAPTRDDPFRIDHDRVNADGFDPDSSSDVLIERCFGYCADDNVAVKTSQYNNRLGDVDGVTVRGCVFLTQKSSLKVGTETAAASMSNILFEDNDVIEADRAISLYNYDGTEMRNVRYLNNRVERNYPDVRQALFFIEVKKRVATSRVGRAQVEIRGLRAEEAFPNNSCVVYRDGADPSDLSVTLAGVTVAGVPVTDAEGGRITVQYPSAAPSGPEVKFE; encoded by the coding sequence ATGCCGTTTCCTGCCCGTTTCCGTCTGCCTGTTTTCGTCTGTGCCTGCCTGCTGTTCGCCGGCTGCGCCTCTTCCGGTATCGACTGGCCCGAAGATCCGGGCGGAGGAGGCCCGGAAAAGGACGACGGAGCCGTGACGCTCGAATACACTCCGTTCAAAACCTATGCCTATGTCTCCGCGGACCTCTGTCCCGACCGGGACTTCGTGATCGACTATCCCGAGCGGCTCGTGTCGGCCTCCGTGTCGCCCCGCAGCCGGGGCGTGGCCTGCATGAAGGAGGGAAAGAGGGCGCGGTTCCGGATCACCCGGCCGGGCCAGTATGTGGTCTACTTGAACGGATTCCGGGTGCTGCTCTTCGTGGAGGAGCCGGAGGTGCTGCCGGAGAATGCGGTGAGTATCCTCTCGAAAGGGGTGGACGCTACGGGCTGGCGGGACGAGACGGTCCGGATACAGGCGGCCATCGACGAAGTGGCCGGCACGGGCCGTACGCTGCTTTTCCCGCCCGGGACGTACAGCGTGTCCCAACTGAGGATCTGCGACCGGGAGGGGGTGAAGATCCACCTGTGCCGGGGAGCCGTGCTGCGGGCGCGGACCTCGGAGGCCGATCCTTTCGGGGTGACCGACCTGTTCGGCGAGGCGGAGGAGTCGGTGCGCGAACCGGGCAAGAAGGCCGGCGTGGCGAGGGGCTTCATCGTGATCTTCAACTCGCGCGACGTGCATATTTCGGGATACGGGGCCATCGACGGCAACGGCTACGCCCAGCGGGTGGTGACCACCCGGCGGTGGAACAGCGATTCGCGGGGGCGTCATCGCAACCTGCTGATCGCCGATTCGGAGGACGTGACCGTGGAAGGTATCCTCTCGCTCGATCCCGGGTCGTGGAACGTGCATCCCATCCTGTGCCGCCGGGTGACGTTCCGTAACATGAAGCTGCTCAACGAACTGGATTACGCCCCCACGCGGGACGATCCGTTCCGTATCGACCACGACCGGGTGAACGCGGACGGCTTCGACCCCGACTCCTCGTCGGACGTGCTGATCGAGCGGTGTTTCGGCTACTGTGCGGACGACAACGTGGCCGTCAAGACCTCCCAGTACAACAACCGTCTGGGCGACGTGGACGGAGTGACGGTGCGCGGCTGCGTCTTTCTCACCCAGAAGTCCTCGCTCAAGGTGGGGACGGAGACGGCGGCCGCCTCCATGAGCAACATCCTGTTCGAGGACAACGACGTGATCGAGGCCGACCGGGCGATCTCCCTGTACAACTACGACGGGACGGAGATGCGTAACGTCCGCTACCTGAACAATCGCGTGGAGCGAAATTATCCCGACGTGCGGCAGGCGCTCTTTTTCATCGAGGTGAAAAAAAGGGTGGCAACGAGCCGGGTCGGCCGGGCGCAGGTAGAGATACGCGGTCTGCGGGCGGAGGAGGCGTTTCCGAACAACTCCTGCGTGGTGTACCGGGACGGGGCCGATCCCTCCGACCTGTCGGTGACCCTTGCCGGGGTGACGGTGGCGGGTGTGCCCGTGACGGATGCGGAGGGCGGACGGATTACCGTACAGTACCCTTCGGCCGCCCCCTCCGGACCCGAAGTGAAATTCGAATGA
- a CDS encoding glycoside hydrolase family 28 protein, producing the protein MKHVFRSGTTVAALLLALLVSPPVSRAETQKAKPTVLRYTLFKTYAYVSTDFRPGTVWAIDYKEPLREAEVRPYSRRVECRREGNRALFTLPAPGAYVVYLNGFKVCLFAEEPEVLPENTVNILSKGVDATGKENVTRAVQEAIDEVAGTEKTLLFPAGTYKVSQVRIYDKKGVKIHLCRGARLRADIDDLESYSTEGRFGKSVPHKYFPGRKCAAAPAFVAIDRSEDVRISGYGIIDGRGFDARVQALRQYEKATKGRYRCMLVSRSKDVMLEGYMAIDPGSWNTHILLSERVTARNVKLLNELEFAPVADNFLNVDHSNINTDGFDPDSSKDVLIEKCFGYCGDDNVAIKTSQYCGLLGDVERITVRGCVFLTQKSSLKVGTETVAARMTDILFEDNDVLEADRGISLYCYDGAECTNIRWVGNRIERHYPDAKQSPFNIGLRQRMPECPLGRIDVEIRDTEVLGFFPKPSRISGPKGGDPERVRVRFENLRIGGGRITDAGQGKFSVENASVTFK; encoded by the coding sequence ATGAAACATGTTTTCCGAAGCGGAACGACGGTAGCGGCGCTGTTGCTGGCGCTGCTGGTGTCGCCGCCGGTCTCCCGGGCGGAGACGCAGAAAGCGAAGCCGACGGTGCTCCGCTACACGCTTTTCAAGACCTATGCCTATGTGTCCACCGATTTCCGGCCGGGGACGGTGTGGGCCATCGACTACAAAGAGCCGCTGCGCGAAGCGGAAGTACGTCCGTACAGCCGCCGCGTGGAGTGCCGCCGGGAGGGGAACCGGGCGCTTTTCACCCTGCCCGCGCCGGGTGCCTACGTGGTCTATCTGAACGGGTTCAAGGTGTGCCTGTTCGCCGAGGAGCCGGAGGTGCTGCCGGAGAATACCGTGAACATCCTTTCGAAGGGGGTGGACGCCACAGGTAAGGAGAACGTGACCCGTGCGGTGCAGGAGGCCATCGACGAGGTGGCCGGCACGGAGAAGACGCTGCTCTTTCCGGCCGGTACCTATAAGGTCTCCCAGGTGCGGATCTACGACAAGAAAGGGGTGAAAATCCACCTGTGCCGGGGCGCGAGGTTGCGGGCCGATATCGACGATCTGGAGAGTTACTCCACGGAGGGACGTTTCGGGAAGTCGGTGCCCCATAAGTACTTTCCCGGCAGGAAGTGTGCCGCGGCGCCGGCCTTCGTGGCGATCGACCGTTCGGAGGACGTGCGTATCTCCGGGTACGGGATCATCGACGGACGGGGATTCGACGCCCGCGTACAGGCGCTCCGGCAGTACGAGAAGGCCACGAAAGGGCGGTACCGCTGCATGCTGGTCTCCCGGTCGAAGGACGTAATGCTGGAGGGGTACATGGCCATCGACCCCGGGTCGTGGAACACCCACATCCTGCTCTCGGAACGGGTGACGGCACGGAACGTGAAGCTTCTCAACGAACTGGAATTCGCTCCCGTGGCGGACAACTTTCTGAACGTGGACCACAGCAATATCAATACGGACGGTTTCGATCCGGATTCGTCGAAAGACGTGCTGATCGAGAAATGTTTCGGCTATTGCGGCGACGACAACGTGGCGATCAAGACCTCGCAGTATTGCGGTCTGCTGGGCGACGTGGAGCGGATCACCGTGCGCGGCTGTGTCTTCCTCACCCAGAAATCGTCGCTCAAGGTGGGTACGGAGACCGTGGCGGCCCGCATGACCGACATCCTGTTCGAGGACAACGATGTGCTGGAGGCCGACCGGGGCATTTCGCTCTACTGCTACGACGGGGCGGAGTGTACGAATATCCGCTGGGTGGGTAACCGTATCGAACGCCACTATCCCGATGCCAAACAGTCGCCTTTCAATATCGGGCTCAGACAGCGGATGCCCGAATGTCCGCTGGGCAGGATCGACGTCGAGATCCGCGACACGGAGGTGCTCGGCTTTTTCCCGAAGCCCTCGCGGATTTCGGGTCCGAAAGGTGGCGATCCGGAACGGGTCCGGGTGCGGTTCGAGAATCTGCGGATCGGGGGCGGACGGATCACCGATGCGGGGCAGGGAAAATTCAGCGTGGAAAATGCCTCCGTAACCTTCAAATAG
- a CDS encoding glutamate decarboxylase, translating to MKTTTTERKDTVDTSVYGSDEMLHQAPVDRIPDGPTTGEIAYRMVKDETYPQTLPHLNLATFVTTYMDKYATRLMNEAININYIDETEYPRVAVMCAKCINIVANLWNTPEKAKWKAGALAIGSSEACMLGGVAAWLRWRDRRKAQGKPYDKPNFVISTGFQVVWEKFAQLWQIEMRTVPLTLEKDTLDPEAALKMCDENTICIVPIMGVTWTGLNDDVEALDKALDAFNARTGYDIPIHVDAASGGFILPFLKPEHKWDFRLKWVLSISTSGHKFGLVYPGLGWVVWKEKKYLPDSMSFSVNYLGADITQVGLNFSRPAAQILGQYYQFIRLGFQGYKDIQSNGMKITKYLHDQIGRMAPFKNYSDEVVNPLFIWYMKPEYAKTAKWTLYDLQSKLQESGWMVPAYTLPANLEQMVVMRVVARQEFSMDMAEMLLSDIQSAISEFEKLEYPTPTRLAQERNQEVKGKIYTHTSRPRAKAAAK from the coding sequence ATGAAAACAACGACGACTGAAAGAAAAGACACGGTGGACACCTCTGTCTACGGCTCCGACGAGATGCTGCACCAGGCTCCGGTTGACAGAATTCCTGATGGTCCCACTACGGGCGAGATCGCTTACCGCATGGTCAAGGACGAGACCTATCCGCAGACGCTGCCCCATCTGAATCTGGCCACTTTCGTGACGACCTACATGGACAAGTACGCCACCCGTCTGATGAACGAGGCCATCAACATCAACTACATCGACGAGACGGAATATCCGCGTGTGGCCGTGATGTGCGCCAAGTGTATCAACATCGTGGCCAATCTGTGGAATACGCCCGAAAAGGCCAAATGGAAAGCCGGAGCGCTGGCTATCGGCTCCTCCGAAGCCTGTATGCTGGGCGGCGTGGCTGCATGGCTCCGCTGGCGCGACCGGAGAAAGGCGCAGGGCAAACCTTACGACAAGCCCAATTTCGTGATCTCGACCGGATTCCAGGTAGTCTGGGAGAAGTTCGCCCAGCTGTGGCAGATCGAGATGCGGACGGTGCCCCTGACCCTCGAGAAGGATACGCTCGATCCGGAGGCGGCGCTGAAGATGTGCGACGAGAACACGATCTGCATCGTGCCGATCATGGGTGTGACGTGGACGGGCCTGAACGACGACGTGGAGGCGCTGGACAAGGCGCTCGACGCTTTCAACGCCCGGACCGGTTACGATATTCCGATCCATGTGGACGCCGCTTCGGGAGGTTTCATCCTGCCGTTCCTCAAACCGGAGCACAAGTGGGACTTCCGGCTGAAGTGGGTACTGTCGATCAGCACTTCGGGACACAAGTTTGGCCTAGTTTATCCCGGTCTGGGCTGGGTGGTGTGGAAGGAGAAGAAGTACCTGCCCGATTCGATGTCTTTCAGCGTCAACTACCTCGGTGCTGACATCACGCAGGTGGGGCTGAACTTCTCGCGCCCGGCCGCCCAGATCCTCGGTCAGTACTACCAGTTCATCCGGCTGGGGTTTCAGGGATATAAGGATATCCAGAGCAACGGTATGAAGATCACGAAATACCTGCATGACCAGATCGGCCGTATGGCTCCCTTCAAGAATTATAGTGACGAGGTAGTCAATCCTCTCTTTATCTGGTACATGAAACCGGAATATGCCAAGACGGCCAAGTGGACGCTTTACGATCTACAGTCCAAACTGCAGGAGAGCGGCTGGATGGTACCGGCCTATACGCTGCCCGCCAATCTCGAACAGATGGTGGTGATGCGCGTGGTGGCCCGTCAGGAGTTCAGCATGGACATGGCGGAGATGCTCCTTTCGGATATTCAGTCCGCCATCAGCGAGTTCGAAAAGCTGGAATATCCCACGCCGACCCGTCTGGCGCAGGAGCGTAATCAGGAGGTCAAGGGAAAGATTTACACCCACACCAGCCGTCCGCGTGCCAAAGCCGCGGCGAAATAG
- a CDS encoding helix-turn-helix domain-containing protein — MKKNANRFFCTLLHPFTRHTEEPALRTKALSQRETVLAHLRRGEELTTTEAIERYGCLRLSARIRELRVAGYPIVTRRFRGCDGKHLAAYRLTVRDKP, encoded by the coding sequence ATGAAAAAGAATGCGAACCGTTTCTTCTGCACACTGCTGCACCCGTTTACCCGCCACACCGAGGAACCGGCCCTGCGGACGAAAGCCCTCTCCCAGCGGGAGACCGTCCTCGCCCACCTGCGCCGCGGAGAGGAACTCACGACCACGGAAGCGATCGAACGATACGGCTGTCTCCGGCTCAGCGCCCGTATCCGGGAACTGCGGGTAGCCGGGTATCCGATCGTCACCCGCCGTTTCCGGGGATGCGACGGGAAACACCTGGCTGCTTACCGGCTCACCGTCCGCGACAAACCGTGA
- a CDS encoding LamG domain-containing protein, with amino-acid sequence MRLKCTVLKDGIEICGSGRQGRRISLEMTLSNRIGLDGDTPTIGENGNWWIGGKDTGVKAQGPQGEQGLQGDPFTYGDFTPEQIAELQKPATEAAGRADAAAASANESAAKANGAAEAADEAREGIQSDLAKKADKVVPTASGNLAGLTGEGNLEDSGIAPGSVARLDGEGELLADQVSPLQGRQTGVRTAEGYFSSAAPELLFEGDRSVEVLFRAPDSISGFMTIYNSVSNAVTGLLIRLSAVTKGISVVVGNVSFPAFPFEFGAEYHVVATVSGQSCRMYVNGVLHGSITPSSVAVSDVFLVGSYNTSESGNGLFTGVIRHVRLYNYALSDGEAEELWNEGRPGGYVVPEEMQGFDPDHNYSFMSPMTLDGWSTPDGTDIPPVIEDGAIKCAFNATAVASYKNGIFRNLGAFTRNKKVVLTVKLKSSVPGNRCTFGITGNNGASMYAATPVALSADWQEFTVEAVNNFAAILDSIVFYSRFNTAQEGFYYVKDVVVKEVGCIAEYLPCGLLPDRWRGTSGKGLDLMATGSPVLSYQPLPDQREVVIDTGVFYTDIASGVAGKSISVPEGYAVDTVVVKSYNGQSLTGVSVLNNYSDKYFIYNQDISMVGGRDTLVAPGVGLFDRIQYVQTYASSKATPVTVNATGNTTEGGMRVKVLCRWIGF; translated from the coding sequence ATGAGATTGAAGTGTACGGTTCTGAAAGACGGAATCGAAATCTGCGGCAGTGGGCGGCAGGGACGCCGTATCTCTCTGGAAATGACCTTATCCAACCGGATCGGGTTGGACGGAGATACGCCGACTATCGGGGAGAACGGGAATTGGTGGATCGGGGGAAAAGATACGGGAGTGAAGGCGCAGGGTCCGCAGGGAGAACAGGGGCTACAAGGCGATCCGTTTACTTACGGGGATTTCACGCCGGAGCAGATCGCCGAGCTTCAAAAGCCGGCCACGGAAGCTGCCGGAAGAGCTGATGCGGCGGCAGCGTCGGCCAATGAATCCGCCGCGAAAGCGAACGGGGCAGCGGAGGCGGCGGACGAGGCCCGCGAAGGCATCCAGTCCGATCTGGCGAAAAAGGCGGACAAGGTAGTTCCGACAGCCTCGGGGAACCTTGCGGGCCTGACGGGCGAAGGGAATCTGGAGGACAGTGGGATCGCCCCGGGGAGCGTTGCCCGGCTGGACGGGGAGGGCGAGCTGCTGGCGGATCAGGTATCCCCGTTGCAGGGGCGTCAGACGGGTGTAAGAACAGCGGAAGGTTATTTCAGTTCAGCAGCTCCGGAACTGCTGTTCGAAGGTGACCGGAGTGTGGAAGTGCTTTTCCGGGCACCGGACAGCATATCGGGATTTATGACGATTTATAACTCCGTATCCAATGCGGTGACCGGGTTGCTGATCCGCTTGTCTGCGGTTACGAAGGGAATATCCGTTGTGGTGGGGAACGTGAGTTTCCCGGCCTTTCCGTTTGAGTTCGGTGCGGAATACCATGTTGTGGCTACTGTTTCCGGACAGAGTTGCAGAATGTATGTGAACGGAGTGCTGCATGGAAGCATAACGCCCTCTTCGGTTGCGGTTTCCGATGTTTTTTTGGTGGGAAGTTACAACACTTCCGAATCGGGAAACGGTTTGTTTACCGGAGTTATCCGTCACGTCCGCCTGTACAATTATGCCCTATCGGACGGGGAGGCGGAGGAGTTGTGGAACGAGGGGAGACCGGGGGGGTATGTGGTTCCGGAGGAGATGCAAGGGTTTGATCCGGATCATAATTATTCCTTCATGTCTCCCATGACGTTGGATGGTTGGAGTACCCCGGATGGGACTGATATACCTCCGGTAATCGAGGATGGTGCGATAAAATGCGCGTTCAATGCCACAGCCGTGGCATCCTATAAAAACGGCATATTTCGAAATTTGGGAGCTTTTACAAGAAACAAGAAGGTTGTTCTTACAGTAAAATTAAAGTCTTCAGTCCCTGGGAATAGGTGTACTTTCGGAATAACAGGGAATAATGGGGCCAGCATGTACGCCGCCACTCCGGTTGCACTTAGCGCAGACTGGCAGGAATTTACGGTAGAGGCAGTAAACAACTTTGCCGCAATTCTTGACAGTATCGTTTTTTATTCGAGGTTCAATACCGCTCAGGAAGGCTTTTACTACGTTAAAGACGTTGTGGTGAAGGAGGTGGGCTGTATCGCCGAGTACCTTCCCTGCGGCCTGCTTCCGGACCGGTGGCGGGGCACGTCGGGCAAGGGCCTCGACCTTATGGCAACCGGCTCTCCGGTCCTGAGCTATCAGCCACTCCCCGACCAGCGGGAAGTCGTGATCGACACGGGGGTGTTCTATACGGATATAGCCTCGGGAGTGGCGGGCAAGAGCATATCCGTTCCAGAAGGGTATGCCGTTGATACGGTAGTTGTGAAAAGTTATAACGGTCAGTCACTTACAGGCGTGAGTGTTTTGAATAACTATTCGGATAAATACTTCATTTACAATCAGGATATTTCTATGGTGGGAGGACGTGATACGTTGGTTGCTCCGGGTGTTGGACTATTTGACAGAATCCAATATGTTCAGACTTATGCTTCCTCGAAAGCGACTCCTGTAACAGTTAATGCGACGGGAAACACAACCGAAGGGGGCATGCGGGTGAAGGTACTTTGCCGATGGATAGGTTTTTAA
- a CDS encoding D-Ala-D-Ala carboxypeptidase family metallohydrolase, which yields MGKYFSIGELTRSSVARREGIDNTPPPDAEIRLNQLIDCLLDIVREMWGGPITVTSGFRSPRLNEAVGGVPSSQHVKGEAADITVGNPEDNRKLFELIRRSGLEFDQLIDERNYAWIHVSYSAENRCQILHLG from the coding sequence ATGGGAAAGTATTTCAGTATAGGTGAATTGACCCGTTCATCCGTGGCCCGACGGGAGGGGATCGACAACACGCCGCCGCCGGATGCGGAGATTAGGTTGAATCAGTTGATCGACTGCCTGCTCGACATAGTCAGGGAAATGTGGGGTGGTCCGATTACAGTGACCAGCGGTTTCCGATCGCCACGTCTGAATGAAGCGGTGGGAGGGGTCCCCTCGTCCCAGCACGTAAAGGGCGAGGCGGCCGACATTACGGTCGGCAATCCGGAGGATAACCGCAAGTTGTTCGAACTGATTCGCAGGTCGGGTTTGGAATTCGATCAGCTGATTGACGAGCGGAATTATGCGTGGATACATGTTTCCTATTCGGCGGAGAACCGCTGTCAAATATTGCATCTGGGATGA
- a CDS encoding DUF6808 domain-containing protein: MKIGGIWVLLPCAVLFLLGVGVGRRSQTFRPVPFPDTVLRVDTVRDTVPVPRNVYVARVDTVWIAADALVPLAAETEGPGDTVPAPTSCPAGQGAGGEAAGRDSLRLLLPVERRIYRTNEYRAVVEGWRPSLVEMEVYPRTRTVTRYMTRETVRKTRWGIGVQVGYGIGPGVGLCSPYVGVGVQYALVRW; the protein is encoded by the coding sequence ATGAAAATCGGGGGTATCTGGGTTTTGCTGCCGTGCGCCGTGCTGTTCCTGCTCGGCGTCGGGGTGGGGCGCCGCTCACAGACGTTCCGTCCGGTTCCTTTTCCGGACACCGTGCTACGGGTGGACACGGTGCGGGATACGGTGCCGGTTCCGCGGAACGTGTATGTGGCACGGGTGGATACGGTGTGGATAGCGGCGGATGCTCTCGTCCCTCTCGCTGCGGAGACGGAGGGTCCGGGCGATACGGTTCCTGCACCAACTTCCTGTCCGGCCGGACAGGGGGCTGGAGGGGAGGCCGCCGGCCGGGACAGCCTTCGCCTGTTGCTTCCCGTCGAGCGCAGGATTTACCGGACGAACGAATACCGGGCTGTGGTGGAGGGTTGGCGGCCGTCGCTGGTGGAGATGGAGGTCTACCCGCGGACGCGGACGGTCACGCGGTACATGACCCGTGAAACGGTTAGGAAAACCCGCTGGGGTATCGGTGTGCAGGTGGGTTACGGGATCGGTCCGGGGGTCGGCCTCTGTTCGCCTTATGTCGGGGTGGGGGTACAGTATGCCCTGGTTCGGTGGTGA
- a CDS encoding methyltransferase family protein, with the protein MLSDKLFARQGNWLFRFRGIIPVGVLGAALYEYYRTELEPGLFPLEGTRWEYPFEMGCLLISLIGFALRVYTVGHTPEGTSGRNTERQVADKLNTTGIYSVMRNPLYVGNFFMWLGIALLTANAWFVIAFILFYILYYERIIFAEEQYLQEKFGETYRLWADRTPSVLPRLRNFCPPSQPFSLRKVLFQEKNGLFALIAVFSLMDVSGEWLAGEAPKYGWLRSPAPCSPARSASEEPSGAPSSSKSACKTLPKPLRSPPPRSFSTTGRWPFPPSSTPC; encoded by the coding sequence ATGTTATCGGACAAACTTTTCGCCAGACAGGGGAACTGGCTGTTCCGCTTCCGGGGAATCATCCCCGTCGGCGTACTGGGTGCGGCACTGTACGAATATTACCGCACCGAACTGGAACCGGGACTCTTCCCGCTGGAAGGAACCCGGTGGGAATATCCGTTCGAGATGGGCTGTCTGCTGATTTCCCTGATCGGATTCGCCCTGCGTGTCTATACGGTCGGACATACTCCGGAGGGCACCTCCGGCCGGAACACCGAGCGCCAGGTGGCCGACAAGCTCAACACGACAGGCATCTACTCGGTCATGCGGAATCCGCTGTACGTGGGTAACTTCTTCATGTGGCTGGGAATCGCCCTGCTCACTGCCAACGCATGGTTCGTGATCGCATTTATCCTCTTCTACATCTTATACTACGAACGAATCATCTTTGCCGAGGAACAGTACCTGCAAGAGAAATTCGGGGAGACCTACCGGCTCTGGGCCGACCGGACGCCGAGCGTCCTTCCCCGCCTGCGGAATTTCTGCCCCCCTTCGCAACCTTTCAGCCTCCGGAAAGTACTCTTCCAAGAGAAAAACGGTCTGTTCGCACTGATCGCCGTTTTCAGCCTGATGGACGTCTCCGGAGAGTGGCTGGCGGGCGAGGCACCGAAATACGGCTGGCTGCGTTCGCCGGCGCCCTGCTCTCCCGCTCGCTCCGCCTCGGAAGAGCCGTCCGGCGCACCATCGTCATCGAAGTCGGCATGCAAAACGCTGCCCAAGCCATTGCGATCGCCACCTCCCCGCTCATTTTCGACAACGGGGAGATGGCCATTCCCGCCATCGTCTACGCCCTGTTGA
- a CDS encoding SGNH/GDSL hydrolase family protein — protein sequence MKPIRLFFTAFVLLFAVSALRAQTPKDVEYVYTEASTLNLIGKILENTPNPYHRVDTCKYKGFTSGENTQVRCSAGLAVLFETNSSTISVKPDYGYMNRSGNTMGIALRGYDLYIMKDGKWLYAASKAPADGREENNLVLIKNLPQGVKQCMLYLPMYSELYSLKIGVEKGSDISPMESPFRYRVGIFGSSFTQGISISRSGMSYPMQLMRRTGIQILSLGCSGNCKLQPYFADVLCDANVDALVFDAFSNPSPQMIEERLFPFIEKLRKAHPDIPLIFMQTIYRESRNFSTSSDAYEQAKMDMAAKLMAEAVRKYDNVYFIRTDTGENSRESSVDGTHPSDMGYLGWAESIKKPIMKILRKHGMK from the coding sequence ATGAAACCGATCCGATTGTTTTTCACAGCTTTTGTGCTGTTGTTCGCCGTGTCTGCACTCCGTGCACAGACACCGAAAGATGTAGAGTATGTCTATACCGAGGCATCGACCCTGAACCTGATAGGGAAGATTCTCGAGAATACCCCGAACCCGTATCACCGGGTGGACACCTGCAAATACAAGGGGTTCACAAGCGGGGAGAATACCCAGGTCCGCTGTTCGGCGGGGTTGGCCGTGCTGTTCGAGACCAACTCTTCGACCATATCCGTAAAACCCGACTACGGCTATATGAACAGGAGCGGCAACACCATGGGGATCGCCCTGCGCGGATACGACCTGTATATCATGAAAGACGGGAAGTGGCTCTATGCCGCGTCAAAAGCGCCTGCCGACGGCAGGGAGGAGAACAACCTTGTGTTGATTAAGAACCTGCCGCAGGGCGTGAAGCAGTGCATGCTTTATCTGCCTATGTACAGCGAACTGTACTCCCTCAAGATAGGGGTCGAGAAGGGCTCCGATATCTCTCCGATGGAGTCGCCGTTCCGATACAGGGTCGGGATCTTCGGCTCCAGTTTCACGCAGGGCATCAGCATCAGCCGTTCGGGAATGAGCTATCCGATGCAGTTGATGCGCCGCACCGGCATACAGATCCTAAGCCTGGGGTGCAGCGGAAATTGCAAGCTTCAGCCCTATTTCGCCGATGTGCTGTGCGATGCGAATGTCGATGCCCTCGTATTCGATGCATTTTCAAATCCGTCGCCCCAGATGATCGAGGAGCGCCTCTTCCCGTTCATCGAGAAACTCCGGAAAGCTCATCCCGACATCCCTCTGATTTTCATGCAGACGATCTATCGTGAAAGCCGGAATTTCAGCACGAGCAGCGACGCCTACGAACAGGCGAAGATGGATATGGCCGCGAAGCTCATGGCCGAGGCCGTCAGAAAGTATGACAATGTGTATTTTATCCGGACCGATACCGGCGAGAACAGCCGTGAAAGTTCTGTCGACGGCACCCATCCTTCCGATATGGGCTATCTCGGCTGGGCGGAATCCATCAAGAAACCGATCATGAAGATACTCAGGAAACATGGCATGAAATAG